A region of Pseudomonas cavernicola DNA encodes the following proteins:
- a CDS encoding LysE family transporter, whose amino-acid sequence MLLETWLAFFIACWVISLSPGAGAIASMSCGLQYGFWRGYWNALGLQLGLALQIAIVAAGVGAILATSALAFSLIKWFGVVYLVYLAYRQWQALPSDLASNSAERPLGRPLTLVLRGFLVNVSNPKAVVFMLAVLPQFIDPHSPLLAQYLTMGVTMITVDLIVMAGYTGLAARVLRLLRTPRQQRLMNRTFATLFVGAAALLATVRRAAT is encoded by the coding sequence ATGCTGCTTGAGACCTGGCTCGCGTTTTTCATTGCTTGTTGGGTGATCAGCCTGTCGCCGGGTGCCGGCGCGATTGCCTCGATGTCTTGTGGCCTGCAATACGGCTTCTGGCGTGGCTACTGGAATGCCCTCGGCCTGCAATTGGGCTTGGCCTTGCAGATCGCCATCGTCGCAGCTGGCGTTGGCGCGATTCTCGCGACTTCGGCACTGGCCTTCAGCCTGATCAAGTGGTTCGGCGTTGTCTATCTGGTCTATCTGGCGTACCGGCAGTGGCAGGCGTTGCCCAGCGATCTGGCCAGTAACTCTGCAGAACGACCATTAGGCCGGCCACTGACCTTGGTGCTACGTGGCTTTTTGGTCAACGTCAGCAACCCCAAGGCGGTGGTGTTCATGTTGGCGGTGCTGCCGCAATTCATCGACCCGCATTCGCCACTGCTGGCTCAATACCTGACCATGGGCGTGACGATGATCACGGTCGACCTGATTGTCATGGCCGGTTACACCGGTTTGGCCGCAAGGGTCCTGCGTTTGCTGCGTACGCCGCGCCAGCAGCGGCTGATGAATCGGACCTTCGCCACTTTGTTCGTCGGCGCCGCGGCGCTCTTGGCTACTGTGCGTCGGGCGGCGACCTGA
- the rsd gene encoding sigma D regulator yields MLESCQNAQERWGGVHLLIDRWLQERHELVRTYDVLNDSPQPPAANALALQRFCEVLVDYVSAGHFEVYEQLTSEAKAFGDQRGLELAKQIYPRIEAITEVALSFNDRFDNGDCRDSVSLGVELKRLGQLLHERFELEDCLIEVLHNAHQQQTAPTV; encoded by the coding sequence ATGCTCGAGAGCTGTCAGAACGCCCAAGAACGCTGGGGTGGGGTTCATCTGCTAATCGACCGTTGGTTGCAAGAACGCCATGAACTGGTGCGCACCTACGATGTTCTCAACGACAGTCCACAGCCGCCTGCCGCCAATGCGCTAGCCCTGCAGAGATTCTGTGAAGTGCTGGTCGACTATGTCTCGGCCGGGCACTTCGAGGTCTACGAACAACTGACCAGCGAGGCGAAAGCCTTCGGCGATCAGCGTGGGCTCGAATTGGCCAAGCAGATCTACCCTCGGATTGAAGCCATCACTGAGGTCGCGTTGTCGTTCAACGACCGTTTCGATAACGGCGACTGCCGTGACAGTGTGTCGCTGGGGGTTGAACTCAAGCGTCTCGGTCAGCTCTTGCACGAGCGCTTCGAGTTGGAAGATTGCCTGATCGAAGTCCTGCACAACGCGCATCAACAACAGACTGCTCCCACCGTCTGA
- a CDS encoding ATP-binding cassette domain-containing protein codes for MIRLQNLTLQRGPQRLLEDAELTLHAGQKAGLIGANGAGKSSLFALLRGELSPDSGDCLLPADWRIAHMRQEVDTLERVGVDYVLDGDIRLRQVQRDLAAAEAAHDGAAQARLHAELDSADGYTADARARKLLAGLGFSNEQMDRQVGSFSGGWRMRLNLAQALMCPSDLLLLDEPTNHLDLDAILWLEDWLKSYPGTLLLISHDRDFLDAVVDHIAHVEQRKLTLYRGGYSAFERARAERLAQQQQAFDKQQAQRAHMEKFIARFKAQATKARQAQSRIKALERMEELSAAHVDSPFDFTFREADKISSPLLDLAEGRLGYGEKTVLEKVKLGLAPGARIGLLGPNGAGKSTLIKTLAGELEPLSGRLVRGENLVVGYFAQHQLDSLDDKASPLLHLQRLAPTEREQTLRDFLGGFDFRGPRCDEPVLNFSGGEKARLALALIAWGKPNLLLLDEPTNHLDLEMRLALTMALQDFAGAVLVVSHDRHLLKSTTDEFLLVAEGRIQEFEGDLEDYARWLVDYRARQAPVSSAAPSADKTDKRAQRQAAAALRQQLAPHKREADKLEKELGVLHERLANLEARLGDAAIYEAARKDELRDLLAEQAKLKVRESELEEAWMAALEHLESLEQQLAQVD; via the coding sequence ATGATTCGACTACAAAATCTCACTCTACAGCGTGGCCCGCAGCGTTTGTTAGAAGACGCCGAGCTGACCCTGCACGCCGGTCAAAAAGCCGGCCTGATTGGCGCTAACGGCGCCGGCAAGTCCAGTCTATTCGCCCTGCTGCGTGGCGAGTTGAGCCCGGACTCCGGCGATTGTCTGCTGCCAGCCGATTGGCGGATCGCTCACATGCGCCAAGAGGTCGACACCCTCGAGCGCGTGGGGGTGGACTACGTTCTGGATGGCGACATTCGCCTGCGCCAAGTGCAGCGTGACTTGGCCGCAGCCGAAGCCGCACATGATGGTGCCGCGCAAGCGCGCCTGCATGCGGAACTGGACAGTGCGGACGGCTACACCGCCGATGCGCGCGCGCGCAAGCTGCTGGCCGGCCTTGGCTTCAGCAACGAGCAGATGGATCGCCAGGTCGGTAGTTTTTCCGGTGGCTGGCGGATGCGCCTGAACCTGGCGCAAGCACTGATGTGCCCGTCGGACCTGTTACTGCTGGATGAACCGACCAACCACTTGGATCTCGATGCGATCTTGTGGCTGGAGGACTGGCTGAAAAGCTACCCCGGCACCTTGCTGCTGATCTCCCATGATCGGGATTTTCTCGATGCCGTGGTCGATCACATCGCGCATGTCGAGCAGCGTAAGCTGACGCTCTATCGCGGTGGCTACTCGGCTTTCGAGCGGGCCCGTGCCGAGCGCCTGGCGCAACAACAGCAAGCCTTCGACAAGCAGCAGGCGCAGCGCGCGCACATGGAGAAGTTCATCGCGCGCTTCAAGGCGCAAGCGACCAAGGCCCGTCAGGCGCAAAGCCGGATCAAGGCGTTGGAGCGGATGGAAGAGCTTTCCGCCGCCCACGTCGATTCGCCGTTCGATTTCACCTTCCGCGAGGCGGATAAAATTTCCAGCCCGCTGCTCGATCTGGCCGAAGGCCGCCTCGGCTATGGCGAGAAAACGGTCTTGGAGAAGGTCAAGCTGGGCTTGGCGCCCGGTGCGCGGATTGGTCTGCTTGGCCCCAACGGCGCGGGTAAATCGACCCTGATCAAGACCCTGGCCGGTGAGCTAGAGCCGCTCAGCGGTCGGCTGGTGCGTGGCGAGAATCTGGTGGTCGGCTATTTCGCCCAGCATCAATTGGATTCGCTCGACGATAAGGCCAGCCCGCTGCTGCACTTGCAACGCCTGGCGCCGACCGAGCGTGAGCAGACGCTGCGGGATTTTCTCGGTGGTTTCGATTTCCGCGGCCCGCGTTGCGATGAGCCGGTGCTGAATTTCTCCGGCGGTGAAAAGGCCCGGCTGGCCCTGGCTTTGATCGCTTGGGGCAAACCCAACCTGTTGCTGCTGGATGAACCGACCAACCACCTCGACTTGGAAATGCGCCTGGCACTGACCATGGCCTTGCAGGACTTTGCCGGTGCGGTGCTGGTGGTTTCCCACGACCGTCACCTGCTGAAAAGCACTACCGATGAGTTCCTGTTGGTCGCCGAAGGGCGCATCCAAGAATTCGAGGGCGACCTTGAAGACTACGCGCGCTGGCTGGTTGATTATCGTGCGCGTCAGGCTCCGGTCAGTTCGGCGGCACCGTCGGCGGACAAGACCGACAAGCGCGCTCAGCGCCAAGCCGCAGCGGCACTGCGCCAGCAATTGGCACCGCATAAGCGTGAGGCCGATAAGCTGGAGAAGGAGCTCGGTGTGCTGCATGAGCGGCTTGCCAACCTGGAAGCCCGCCTCGGCGATGCGGCGATCTACGAAGCGGCGCGCAAAGACGAGCTGCGGGACTTGCTCGCCGAGCAGGCCAAACTGAAAGTTCGCGAAAGTGAGCTGGAAGAGGCCTGGATGGCGGCGCTGGAACACTTGGAAAGCCTGGAACAACAGTTGGCCCAAGTCGATTAA
- a CDS encoding heme biosynthesis HemY N-terminal domain-containing protein translates to MKRLLLILLVLIAAAALLGLAIAEHAGYVLIAYKGFRYESSLWAAVAVVALLWLLVYGVRWLFSLVFVSGGVVNPWSRRNRNRRVQLAAEQGLLDLAEGRWARALRHLQRAAEGERQPLTYYLGAARAANELGQHEESDSLLERALERQPQAELAIALAHAELQLARGQADAALETLQVMRERHPHHRQVLRQLQQLHQQRGDWSALIALLPELRKDKALAESELVALEQQAWSARLATAGQDGLNSGETALQPLTQAWQQLSKAQRGEPQLIAVYAEQLRALGAQEEAEEVLRTALQRNYDSHLASLYGLVRGRDPARQLQAAESWLKQQPTDAGLLLSLGRLCLQNHLWGKAREYFESSLSFARNPQACAELARLLAQQGEVERSNQLFQEGLGLLDQRLPLLPLPKPARV, encoded by the coding sequence ATGAAGCGCCTGTTGTTGATTCTTCTCGTGCTCATCGCCGCGGCTGCGTTGCTTGGCTTGGCGATCGCCGAACACGCGGGCTATGTGCTGATCGCCTATAAGGGCTTTCGCTACGAGTCGAGCCTATGGGCTGCAGTGGCAGTGGTGGCGCTGCTCTGGCTGCTGGTTTACGGCGTGCGCTGGCTGTTCAGTCTGGTGTTTGTCTCGGGGGGAGTGGTTAATCCCTGGTCGCGGCGTAATCGTAATCGCCGCGTGCAGTTGGCGGCGGAACAGGGTTTGCTGGATCTTGCCGAAGGTCGCTGGGCTCGCGCCTTGCGGCACTTACAACGGGCCGCGGAAGGCGAGCGGCAGCCGCTGACCTATTACCTCGGCGCTGCTCGGGCGGCCAATGAACTGGGCCAGCATGAGGAAAGCGACTCGCTGCTGGAGCGGGCCCTGGAGCGCCAGCCGCAGGCCGAGCTGGCCATCGCGTTGGCACATGCCGAACTGCAGTTGGCGCGGGGGCAGGCAGATGCGGCACTGGAAACCTTGCAGGTTATGCGTGAGCGCCATCCTCATCATCGACAAGTGCTGCGCCAGTTGCAGCAGTTGCATCAGCAGCGTGGCGACTGGTCGGCATTGATTGCCTTGCTGCCGGAGTTGCGTAAGGACAAGGCGCTAGCGGAGTCCGAGTTGGTAGCACTCGAACAGCAAGCCTGGAGCGCTCGGCTTGCGACTGCCGGGCAGGATGGTTTGAACAGCGGTGAAACGGCGCTCCAGCCGCTGACACAGGCCTGGCAGCAGCTGTCCAAGGCGCAACGCGGTGAACCGCAGCTGATCGCCGTTTATGCCGAACAGCTGCGTGCATTAGGTGCCCAGGAAGAGGCCGAAGAGGTGTTGCGCACTGCATTGCAGCGCAACTATGACAGCCACCTGGCGAGCCTCTACGGTTTGGTGCGTGGTCGTGATCCGGCGCGCCAACTGCAAGCTGCCGAAAGTTGGCTGAAACAACAGCCCACTGATGCCGGCCTGCTGCTGAGTCTCGGCCGTCTATGCCTGCAGAACCACTTGTGGGGTAAGGCTCGGGAATACTTCGAGAGCAGCCTGAGCTTCGCGCGCAATCCGCAAGCTTGCGCGGAACTGGCCCGGTTGCTGGCTCAGCAGGGCGAGGTCGAACGTAGCAACCAGTTGTTCCAGGAAGGTCTCGGTCTGCTGGATCAGCGCTTGCCGCTCCTGCCATTGCCCAAGCCTGCGCGCGTCTGA
- a CDS encoding TerC family protein, with protein sequence MEWLMSPEIWVAFLTLTALEIVLGIDNIIFISILVSRLPVHQQAKARFFGLALAMGTRILLLLSITWVMRLTNDLFTVMEQGISGRDLILFFGGLFLLFKSTAEIYHGLEGAEEAQQAGGKVYGFMGIITQIAIIDIIFSLDSVITAVGLVQNVPVMVAAIVISVGVMMLAAGTISAYIDKHPSLKMLALSFLIVVGTVLIAEAFEVHVPKGYIYFAMAFSLAVEAINIRMRTGKAKQIEPVHLRKNSPDA encoded by the coding sequence ATGGAATGGCTAATGAGCCCGGAGATCTGGGTCGCTTTTCTGACCCTGACGGCTTTGGAAATCGTCCTCGGCATCGACAACATCATCTTCATTTCGATTCTGGTCAGTCGTCTGCCGGTGCATCAGCAAGCCAAGGCACGTTTCTTCGGCTTGGCCCTGGCGATGGGTACGCGGATTCTGCTTTTGCTGTCGATCACCTGGGTCATGCGCCTGACCAATGATCTGTTTACGGTAATGGAGCAGGGGATTTCCGGGCGTGACCTGATCCTGTTCTTCGGCGGCTTGTTCCTGTTGTTCAAGAGCACCGCGGAGATCTACCACGGCCTGGAAGGCGCCGAGGAAGCGCAGCAGGCGGGCGGCAAGGTCTATGGCTTCATGGGGATCATCACGCAAATCGCCATCATCGACATCATCTTCTCCCTCGACTCGGTGATCACCGCAGTCGGCCTGGTGCAGAACGTACCAGTGATGGTCGCAGCGATCGTAATTTCGGTCGGTGTGATGATGCTGGCCGCTGGCACCATCAGCGCTTACATCGACAAGCATCCGTCGCTGAAAATGCTCGCGCTGTCGTTCCTGATCGTGGTCGGTACCGTGCTGATCGCCGAGGCGTTCGAAGTGCATGTGCCGAAGGGTTACATCTACTTCGCCATGGCTTTCTCGCTGGCGGTGGAAGCGATCAATATCCGCATGCGCACTGGCAAAGCCAAGCAAATTGAGCCGGTACATCTGCGTAAGAACAGCCCGGACGCCTGA
- a CDS encoding AlgP family protein, with the protein MSANKKSVTTPLHLLQQLSQSLLEHLESACSQALVDAEKLLTKLEKQRGKAQEKLHNSRSKLQDAATAGKVKAQAKAKAAVAELEELLDSLKTRQTETRGYIVQLKRDAQESLKLAQGVGKVKEAASKVLSSRAAKPKPVAGAKPAAKPLARTAPAKVAVAKAPAMVASKPAAKPAAKASAKPVVKPAAKPAAKPAAKKPVAASSAKPAAKPVAAKAPVKTASKVAAKPAAKPAAKAPAKVAAKPATKPVAKKPVVASAAKPAAVKPAAAKAPVKAASKPVVKAATQPAVKAAAKPAAKPAAKKPPVKSAAKPAVAKPVVAKPTAAKPAAAKPAVATPVAGATPVKPVAPAVPAAPAVAATPASNGGSAPTSAS; encoded by the coding sequence ATGTCGGCCAATAAGAAGTCGGTTACTACTCCCTTGCATCTGCTGCAGCAGCTTTCTCAAAGCCTGCTCGAACATCTCGAAAGTGCTTGCTCCCAGGCGTTGGTCGATGCAGAAAAACTGCTGACCAAGCTGGAGAAACAACGCGGCAAAGCCCAAGAAAAACTGCACAACTCCCGCAGCAAATTGCAGGATGCCGCCACGGCCGGGAAGGTCAAGGCACAAGCCAAAGCCAAGGCGGCGGTTGCCGAGCTAGAAGAGTTGCTCGACAGCCTCAAGACCCGCCAAACCGAGACCCGTGGTTATATCGTCCAGCTCAAGCGCGACGCTCAGGAAAGCCTGAAACTGGCGCAGGGTGTTGGCAAAGTTAAGGAGGCGGCGAGCAAGGTTCTCAGCAGCCGTGCGGCTAAGCCAAAACCAGTTGCTGGCGCTAAGCCAGCGGCCAAACCGCTGGCGCGCACAGCCCCGGCTAAAGTTGCAGTCGCAAAAGCTCCGGCCATGGTTGCAAGCAAGCCCGCTGCGAAACCTGCGGCTAAAGCGTCGGCAAAACCGGTGGTCAAACCTGCGGCTAAACCAGCTGCCAAGCCGGCGGCGAAGAAGCCAGTCGCCGCTAGCAGTGCCAAGCCCGCCGCGAAGCCAGTTGCCGCCAAGGCCCCGGTGAAGACTGCGAGTAAGGTCGCGGCCAAACCGGCTGCGAAGCCCGCTGCTAAAGCCCCGGCAAAAGTTGCGGCTAAGCCAGCAACTAAACCTGTAGCGAAGAAGCCCGTCGTTGCTAGCGCCGCCAAGCCTGCAGCGGTCAAACCGGCTGCGGCAAAAGCGCCAGTGAAAGCTGCGAGCAAGCCAGTGGTGAAAGCCGCCACTCAGCCGGCAGTGAAAGCCGCGGCAAAACCTGCCGCCAAGCCAGCAGCAAAAAAACCGCCAGTGAAGTCTGCGGCAAAACCGGCTGTTGCTAAACCGGTTGTGGCAAAACCGACTGCGGCCAAACCTGCGGCGGCTAAGCCCGCCGTCGCCACGCCGGTAGCCGGTGCGACGCCGGTTAAGCCTGTCGCTCCAGCGGTACCGGCGGCACCAGCCGTAGCTGCAACCCCAGCCAGCAATGGCGGTAGTGCGCCGACCAGCGCGTCCTAA
- a CDS encoding TIGR02444 family protein, whose product MPPDLWSFTIRVYARPGVEQACLQLQQAGADVCLLLCGAWLGQREASCTVERLQQLTALAQPWQSTVIMPLRQLRQSWRATATMDSALAKLREQVKGLELEAEQQLLLRLEAAAQAWPTGEAKDLPAWLNGLAAQAAEQGRDALQVLRVAASQA is encoded by the coding sequence ATGCCCCCTGACCTGTGGAGTTTTACCATTCGTGTCTACGCCCGCCCCGGAGTCGAGCAGGCTTGCCTGCAGCTGCAACAGGCAGGCGCGGATGTCTGTCTGCTGCTCTGCGGTGCCTGGCTCGGCCAGCGCGAAGCGAGCTGCACAGTAGAGCGCCTGCAACAGCTGACGGCATTGGCTCAGCCCTGGCAAAGCACGGTGATAATGCCACTGCGGCAATTGCGCCAAAGCTGGCGCGCAACGGCCACTATGGATAGCGCGCTGGCCAAGCTGCGTGAACAGGTGAAGGGCTTGGAATTGGAAGCCGAACAGCAACTGCTGCTGAGGCTGGAGGCTGCGGCGCAGGCCTGGCCGACGGGTGAAGCCAAAGACTTGCCGGCTTGGCTAAACGGCCTCGCGGCGCAAGCTGCAGAGCAAGGCCGCGACGCGCTGCAGGTGCTGCGCGTCGCGGCCAGCCAAGCTTAG
- a CDS encoding FKBP-type peptidyl-prolyl cis-trans isomerase, with the protein MPRCLVLLFCLFTLLAHASENQRDLAYSLGVRLGERLREEVPDLQLQALLDGLRQAYRSEPLRLEEKRIEQILAEHEAQQADSPASAERAITAERRFLANEKAKAGVRELPGGVLRIELQRGHGSKPKATSKVQVLYVGRLADGSVFDESAEPQWFRLDSVITGWRTALQEMPVGTKWRLVIPAAQAYGADGAGDLIPPYAPLVFELELLGTAD; encoded by the coding sequence ATGCCGCGTTGCCTCGTGTTGCTGTTTTGCCTGTTCACCCTCCTCGCCCACGCCAGCGAAAATCAGCGCGATCTGGCCTATAGCCTCGGCGTGCGTCTGGGCGAACGGCTGCGTGAAGAAGTGCCGGATTTACAGCTCCAAGCACTGCTCGACGGCTTGCGCCAAGCCTATCGCAGCGAGCCGCTGCGACTGGAGGAAAAACGCATAGAACAGATACTCGCAGAGCATGAAGCACAGCAGGCTGACTCGCCGGCCAGCGCAGAACGCGCGATCACGGCAGAGAGGCGCTTTCTCGCCAATGAAAAAGCCAAAGCCGGCGTGCGCGAATTGCCTGGCGGCGTGCTGCGCATCGAGCTGCAGCGCGGACACGGCAGCAAGCCAAAGGCAACCAGCAAAGTGCAGGTACTTTATGTCGGCCGCTTGGCCGATGGCAGTGTGTTCGACGAGAGCGCAGAACCACAGTGGTTCCGCCTGGACAGCGTGATCACGGGGTGGCGTACAGCGCTGCAAGAGATGCCCGTCGGCACGAAGTGGCGCTTGGTGATTCCGGCAGCCCAAGCCTATGGCGCCGACGGTGCGGGCGATCTGATCCCACCCTATGCGCCACTGGTATTTGAACTGGAGTTGCTCGGAACCGCCGACTGA
- a CDS encoding disulfide bond formation protein B: MPLASPRSLFLLAFLACVALMGGALYLEHVLGLEPCPLCMVQRVFVIAFGLACLLAALHAPARGGRRVYSAVALLMAAGGAASAGRQVWLQNVPAEQLPACLPGLDFMMESGWPILKIIGTVLHGTADCAEVSWTLFGMSIPEWSLLAFAGMLLFAVFQLLRRA; this comes from the coding sequence ATGCCGCTGGCCAGCCCGCGTTCGTTGTTTCTTCTCGCCTTTCTTGCTTGCGTCGCCCTGATGGGCGGAGCGCTGTATCTGGAACATGTGCTGGGGCTCGAGCCTTGTCCGCTGTGTATGGTACAGCGGGTCTTCGTGATCGCCTTTGGCTTGGCCTGCCTGCTGGCGGCGCTGCATGCACCGGCACGTGGCGGTCGGCGTGTCTACTCGGCAGTGGCCTTGCTGATGGCCGCGGGTGGTGCGGCCAGCGCCGGCCGGCAAGTCTGGTTGCAGAACGTGCCGGCGGAGCAACTGCCCGCGTGTCTGCCAGGCCTGGATTTTATGATGGAGTCGGGCTGGCCCATCCTGAAGATCATCGGCACGGTGCTGCACGGCACCGCCGATTGCGCCGAGGTCAGTTGGACGTTGTTTGGCATGAGCATTCCGGAGTGGAGCTTACTGGCCTTCGCCGGCATGCTTTTGTTCGCCGTGTTCCAATTGCTTCGGCGTGCTTGA
- a CDS encoding uroporphyrinogen-III C-methyltransferase, producing MSEATSPKDDTQPALDAPTSTAITPVRRGNGLAVLALFLGAAGVAAGGWGLWQMRSLQAHDQQQLAQLEDARGQTQALAQREQGLAARLAELPLAEELEARRRLLAQLQGDQQHLSQRLESVLGASRQDWRLAEAEHLLRLASLRLSALQDINSAKALVQGADDILRDQDDPAAFAAREQLAKSLVALRSLAALDRTGLFLQLGALRAQAAQLSALAPMFASTGEQLGLAAEGDGSSLWAQWWEKISRYIRIDFNADQNIRPLLAGQGLTQVRLALTLALEQAQWAALNGQPEVYQQALKQARSVLESHFNQDNPDSQALLARLDELNSQPVAVEMPDLTPALSAVQAYLQQRQAPAKAAQQPTSNELEEASP from the coding sequence GTGAGCGAAGCAACCTCCCCGAAAGACGACACTCAGCCCGCGCTCGATGCGCCCACTTCGACTGCCATAACCCCCGTGCGACGAGGGAATGGTCTGGCCGTGCTGGCCCTGTTCCTCGGCGCCGCGGGAGTGGCGGCGGGCGGCTGGGGCTTGTGGCAGATGCGCAGCTTGCAGGCTCATGACCAGCAGCAACTTGCGCAGTTGGAAGATGCCCGTGGCCAGACTCAGGCGCTGGCGCAGCGCGAGCAAGGCCTGGCTGCACGCCTGGCAGAGCTGCCATTGGCCGAGGAGTTGGAAGCCCGCCGGCGTCTGCTGGCCCAGTTGCAGGGTGATCAGCAGCACTTGAGTCAGCGCCTCGAAAGCGTGCTCGGTGCCAGCCGTCAGGATTGGCGTCTGGCCGAAGCCGAACACTTGCTGCGCCTGGCCAGTCTGCGCCTGTCGGCGCTGCAGGACATCAACAGCGCTAAGGCCCTGGTGCAGGGCGCCGATGACATTCTCCGCGATCAGGATGACCCCGCCGCCTTCGCGGCGCGTGAGCAACTGGCGAAGAGCTTGGTAGCCTTGCGTAGCCTGGCAGCCCTGGATCGCACTGGCCTGTTCCTGCAACTCGGCGCACTACGCGCTCAGGCCGCGCAACTGAGCGCGCTGGCGCCGATGTTTGCCAGCACTGGCGAGCAGCTCGGGCTGGCCGCCGAAGGCGATGGCAGCAGCCTTTGGGCGCAGTGGTGGGAGAAGATTTCACGCTACATCCGCATCGACTTCAATGCCGATCAGAATATCCGCCCGCTGCTGGCCGGTCAGGGCCTGACGCAGGTTCGTCTGGCGCTGACGCTGGCGCTGGAACAGGCGCAGTGGGCCGCGTTGAACGGTCAGCCAGAGGTGTATCAGCAGGCGCTGAAACAAGCGCGCAGTGTGCTGGAGAGTCACTTCAATCAGGACAACCCGGATAGCCAGGCCCTGCTCGCACGCCTCGACGAGCTGAACAGCCAGCCGGTGGCTGTCGAGATGCCGGATCTGACCCCTGCGCTGAGTGCAGTGCAAGCCTATCTGCAACAGCGCCAGGCGCCGGCAAAAGCCGCGCAGCAGCCCACGAGCAACGAGCTGGAGGAAGCCAGCCCATGA